A window of the Phalacrocorax aristotelis chromosome 9, bGulAri2.1, whole genome shotgun sequence genome harbors these coding sequences:
- the EMC7 gene encoding endoplasmic reticulum membrane protein complex subunit 7: MAARSGCAGLLLPPLLLGLLAVPLPEGARGSEAVGTAEAAGGAGPGERFKIEGRAVVPGVKPQDWIAGARVLVDGEEHVGFLKTDGSFVVHDVPSGSYVVEVISPAHKFEPVRVDITSKGKMRARYVNYIKTSEVVRLPYPLQMKSSGPPSYFIKRESWGWTDFLMNPMVMMMVLPLLIFVLLPKVVNTSDPDMRREMEQSMNMLNSNHELPDVSEFMTRLFSSKSSSKSGSSSSKAGKSGSGKRR; the protein is encoded by the exons ATGGCGGCCCGGAGCGGGTGTGCGggcctgctgctgccgccgtTGCTGCTCGGGCTCCTGGCGGTGCCGCTGCCCGAGGGCGCCCGCGGATCGGAGGCGGTTGGGAcggcggaggcggcgggcggcgcgggccCTGGGGAGCGGTTTAAGATCGAGGGCCGGGCCGTGGTGCCCGGGGTGAAGCCGCAGGACTGGATTGCGGGGGCGCGGGTGCTGGTGGACGGGGAGGAGCACGTCGGCTTCCTGAA gacaGATGGAAGTTTTGTGGTTCATGATGTACCTTCAGGATCCTATGTAGTGGAAGTTATATCACCTGCTCATAAATTTGAGCCTGTGCGAGTTGACATAACTTCAAAGGGCAAAATGAG AGCAAGATATGTGAATTACATCAAAACCTCTGAAGTTGTCAGGCTGCCATACCCACTCCAGATGAAATCTTCTGGACCTCCTTCATACTTTATAAAGAGAGAATCTTGGGGCTGGACAGATTTCCTCATGAACCCTATG GTGATGATGATGGTTCTTCCATTGCTGATATTTGTTCTTTTGCCTAAAGTTGTCAACACGAGCGATCCTGATATGAGGCGG GAAATGGAGCAGTCAATGAACATGCTGAATTCCAACCATGAGCTGCCAGATGTCTCTGAATTCATGACAAGACTTTTCTCTTCAAAATCTTCTAGCAAGTCTGGTAGTAGCAGCAGTAAAGCAGGGAAAAGTGGTTCTGGAAAAAGGAGGTAG